Within Prunus dulcis unplaced genomic scaffold, ALMONDv2, whole genome shotgun sequence, the genomic segment CAATCAAGTTCGAGTGAAATGCATACAATTCGGGTTGATTCGAAGCATGGTGAGAGTGTGGAATATATTGGTTATGGTGGAGGCCTTTCGTGCATAAATTGGGAAGCAAATTTGAAGGTTGGCCGAGTTTATCCAAATAAGATTGCCCTTTTAAAAACAATCAGTTTAGCAGCAATTAGAGGCCACTTTCGGTTCAGAACAGTCCAATCTGGGAAGCGTCGGTTTTGTGTTCGTTGTTGGCAGGTGCCTTGCCCTTGGAAACTTCGGGCATATAAAGTTGGATTACATGAGTTTAAGGTTGTTAAATACGATCCACTTCATGAATGTGATCTGAGGTTTGTAAGCAGTCACCATCCTCAAGCTACGGCCGAATTGGTGTCTGACTGTGTTAAATGGAGATTTCAGGATTCGCGCAGCATTTATACTGCAGCTGATATAAAGACagatgtgaaaaaaaaaatttggtgtcAGCATAAGCTACTCTACGGCTTGGAGAAGCCGAGAGTTAGCTTTCAAAACAATGAGAGGGTCTGCAGAAGAGTCGTATTCCCTTCTCCCTTCCTATTGTTATGAGTTGGAGCGTAAAAATCCGGGAACTTTGACATACATTGAGACTGATGCAGCCGACcacttcttatatttttttatgtccATTGGTGCATGCATACGAGGATTTAAGTCGTCAATGCGGCCCGTGATTGCTGTTGATGCTACCCATTTGAAGTGCAAGTATAAaggtgttttgtttgttgcgaCCGCATTTGACTGAAATCGCAACATATATCCTGTTGCCTTTGGGATTGGAGATTTGGAGACCGATGCAGCATGGGAGtggtttttgagaaaattacaTTGTGCAATTGGTGATTGCTCGAATCTTGTTGTCATATCTGATCGCAATGTTAGCATACAACATGGGTTGCGTAGAGGTTTTCCTGGGGCAAGCCATGGTATTTGCTTTTATCACTTGAAGGGCAATATGAAAGCCTCATTTCACTTGAAGCAACGGGATCCGATATTGGGGTATTTTATAAGGGCAGCGAAGTCTTATCGTCTAGCGGAGTTCAATCGTCACTTCTCGATGATAAACAATGAGCGAGGGCGAAATTATCTACTACGTGCAGGCGTTCAGAAGTGGTCACGGGCCCACTGTGATGGACGACGCTATAATGTGATGACAACGAATATTGTGGAGTCCATTAATTCAGTTCTTCGTTTTGCAAGGATGCTTCCGGTCCTACACTTGATCGATGAAATCACAAATTTACTTCTCACTTGGTTTAGTGAACGTCGAGATTTAGCAATGAAATGTCATTCTACATTGTGCCCTGATTTGGGTGAACAGAAGTTAAGGAAGAGGTTAGACGCTGCGTCAAGGATGAATGTGGTCAAAATCAATGATGTTGAGTATAATGTTCTGGATGGTGATTTGAACGGTCTGGTGCACTTGGCAAACCGTAGTTGTACGTGCAGGAAGTTTGACTTGGAGCAACTCCCGCGCAAGCATGCTATTGCGGTATGTCGGCACTTGAATTTGAACCCCTACTCCTTTGCCTCTTCTTATTATACACGAGCTACATGGGCAGCTGCATATGCTGAATCTATTTATCCTGTACAACCTAAAGGCACATGGGTTATTCCCGAACATTTGAACAATGTCAAAATCCTTCCTCCTGTTTGTAAGGTTATGCCGGGCCGGCGCAAAATGCAAAGAGTACCTTCCAAAGGAGAGGACTCCCGGCAAAAAAAATGCTCAAGGTGTGGTGTGAAGGGCCACTACCGAAATACATGCAAACAATCTGTCCCTCTCAAGAACTGAAGTCTCTAATTGCGCATATTGCACAGTTGTTCAGTTTGTACCTCACTTGTCATCAACTGTGAAGTTCATGAATAGGTTCGGTGATGCTGCAGGGATGGAAGTCCGTCAATTAAACGGTCATGTGAAGCATATGGAACAAGGTAACAAGTTCCTTGCAATGAGAGCCTATTATTAGTAGCAATTTGTTAACATACAGTTGTACCTGTTTTATTGAAACCAGCTGTTATTTAACACTGTTCCACTGGCCAATGTGTCATACAGATTAGCATTTCTATTCGTTTGTGATGtaccttttattttcatttaaattgtATTCGATTTGGTGTTGTGAAATGTGATTGTAGTCACGTTGGCATCACTTGGTTTCCTTTCCTACACAACGTTATGTCCTCTCTTTATATGCATCGGattggtattgtattgtacCTTTGTTGCCATCGTattggtattgtattgtacCTTTGTTGCCATCGTattggtattgtattgtacCTTTGTTGCACGGCCATTGTTAGTGTAATGAAAACGGTTTCTGTCCCAAATGAAAGGGCCTAGAAGGCTAACTAAAATGTAATCTCGTACATAAAACGTAATTCAAATGCAAATGTTACGCAATTACTGGGAGCGTCATTGTACTTCATGATTTCTCATTGTTCTGATTGCCATAGACCAAACTATCTATAGTGTTTGGGAAACTATCCATGCAGGTACACATGGTGAACATCCTGCACTACTATCGTGATATGGACTTTTCAAATAGTTAATTATTCACTTCAAGTCACACACACAGAGGAACAAACCCTTCCCCATTTGTGTGTGATTAGTGCCTATGGACTCTGGTACCTATAACTCTTCCAATCCAACCTGTTTTGCAAAATAACAAAGTCAGTTATTAGTGTTCTATATTGTTGGGCACAGTGTCCGTGGTTTGTATCCAATTGCCTTAAGGTATCAATACATGTCCCATATTTCCATGGATATTCCGCGCGTCATAACCATCGATCTGTCCGAACCCCTCCATATACACGACCATTGCTAGAGTCACTGTTTTTAAGTACTCAGATGTAGAGGCTATAATATGAGGTGTATTTCCATAAAGCAGCAATATAACAGTACTATAATCACAATACGATTACAATATGTGTCAATAATTATACaatacaaacacaatataCACCCGTTATGCTTCTAATATGAGGCCAATAAACGTTTCATAAGCACACCTCCACGTTACAGTACTTCATATGTATACAAACTAAGTAATTTCCCACTCAACGGTGAGAATAAGAGGAAGGCGTAAACAAGGCACCACATTCATACAAAAGCCAccaaatacatacaaaatgATTCCACACGTACGTACCCTGACCCAGCTACAGAAACCCTTCCACAAAATCACCATGTTTACAGGTCCATGAATAGATCCAATTCTTTGGTCTTCTTCCTCGCTGCATGCACAAGGATATGATCAGCCATTCCCTGGCCACCCTTATTCAGCCCCTGCCACACACCACCAACATCTATTTCGCTCCAATTGTAGTCTGGTGACACGACGGAAGCATAATCCCGTAACATCTCGAACCCATTGTTAAAAC encodes:
- the LOC117613233 gene encoding uncharacterized protein LOC117613233, translating into MKASFHLKQRDPILGYFIRAAKSYRLAEFNRHFSMINNERGRNYLLRAGVQKWSRAHCDGRRYNVMTTNIVESINSVLRFARMLPVLHLIDEITNLLLTWFSERRDLAMKCHSTLCPDLGEQKLRKRLDAASRMNVVKINDVEYNVLDGDLNGLVHLANRSCTCRKFDLEQLPRKHAIAVCRHLNLNPYSFASSYYTRATWAAAYAESIYPVQPKGTWVIPEHLNNVKILPPVCKVMPGRRKMQRVPSKGEDSRQKKCSRCGVKGHYRNTCKQSVPLKN